The DNA sequence TCGGCGACCGCGCGGGCGCGGGCCCGCTCACCGGCGTCTCCCGCGGTGAGCAGGAGCCGGTTCCAGGACCGGGCGCGTCCGGCCTCCGCCACAGCCGTGACCAGCAGCCACGTGGCCGCCGCCACGAGCGCCACCGCCCAGCCCGGTCCGGTGACCACGGCGACTGCGAGGGCGACGAGCGGGGTCAGGGCCGCCGTCGTCAGGAAGGCGCCCAGGACGGCGACCGAGCCGGACGTGCGCCGCCCCGCCGAGCCCGCGACGACGACGCCGACGGAGGCGACGGCGACGTACCCGGCGAGGGTCAGCCCCAGGGCGCCCGCCGCACGTCCCGGCCCCGCGGCGAGGGCGGCCAGGACCACGGCGGCCACGGTGAGGGTCGCCGCGACGGCCACCATCGTCACCGCCCGGCGCCGCCCCGCGCGCCGGGCGCCGTCGATGACGGCGGGCACGTCGAGGTGCTCATGGGGGACGGAGGTGTCGCAGTGGTGGCAGGCGTCGGCGGCGGGTCCGGGCCCGGCGGTGGCGTGGGTGCTCATCTCGCTTGCGATCATAGGCGGGTGCAACCCGAACGGACGGAGCTGACCGAGCTCGTGCTCGACGTCGTCGACCAGGTCCCCACCGGCCGTGCGACCACCTACGGCCACGTGGCCGAGGCGGTCCGCGCGCGGACGGGGCACGGGCACGCCCGGCACGTGGGCCAGGTCATGGCCACGTGGGGCGCGGAGGTGCCGTGGTGGCGGGTGGTGCGCGCCGACGGCACCCTGCCCCGCCAGCTGCGCTCCGGGGCGCTGGAGCACTACCACGAGGAGGGCACGCCGCTGAGCCCCCACGTGCCCGTCCGCGTCAACCTCGACCGGGCGCTGTGGGACCCTGCCGACGCCTGGGTCCCGCCGGCGGGGGTGGGGGAGCACCGTGCCTGAGGGCCACACCGTCCACCGGCTCGCGCACGCCTTCGCCGAGCTGTTCGGCGGGCACCGCCTGGCCGTCAGCTCACCGCAGGGCCGCTTCGCCGACGGCGCCGCGCTCCTGGACGGCCGCGCGCTCGTCGGCACCGAGGCCCACGGGAAGCAGCTCTTCCTCGCCTTCGCCGGGCGCGGCCGGCTCACCGCGCCCGGCCAGCACCCGCCCCTCGCCGGGCCCGGCGAGCGCCTGCCCGCAGCCGTGCCCTTGGCCGCAGCCGCCGTCGACCAGGACGCCGTCGAGGGCGAGCCCCGGTGGCTCCGCGTGCACCTGGGTCTGTACGGGTCGTGGACGTTCGACGGGGACGGGTCCTTCCGCGCGCCCCACGCCATCGGCGCCCCGCGCCGCCGGGTGGCCGAGGAGGAGGTCGCGGTGCGCCCGCCCGGCGTCCCCGCCGCCTCCGACGGCGTCTGGTCCCCGCCCGCCCCGCGCGGGGCGGTGCGGGTGCGCCTGCTCGGCGAGCACGGGGTCGCCGACCTCACCGGCCCGACCGCCTGCGAGGTGGTCACCGCTCAGGAGAAGGCGGCCGTCCAGGCGCGGCTCGGTCCCGACCCCCTCCGGGCCGACGGCGACCCCGAGGCGTTCGTCCGCGCCGTCCGCGCCACCCGTCGTCCGGTCGGGGAGCTGCTCATGGACCAGGCCGTCCTGGCGGGGGTGGGGAACATCTACCGCGCCGAGGCGCTCTACCGGGCGCGCCTGCACCCGCTCCGGGCCGGCCGGGACGTCCCCGCCCCGCGGCTGCGGGCGATGTGGGCGGACCTGCGCGAGCTCATGGCGGACGGCGTGGCGACGGGCCGGATCGTCACGACCCGGCCCGAGCACCGGAACCACCTGGGTGAGGCGGGCGACGTCGCGGTCGTCCCCGACGACGACGACCGCTGGTACGTCTACCACCGCTCGGGCCGGCCGTGCCTGGTCTGCGGCGCGAAGGTCGCCGAGGCCGAGATGGCGGGGCGGCGGGTCTTCTGGTGCCCGCGCTGCCAGCGGGCGCCGCGCGCCTGATCTCGGCGCCGGGACGGGCCGACGCGGGCCGTCCCGGTTCCACCGCAGGGGCCGGCGGCTCAGATGTAGATCGCCGGCTCCGACCAAGGGTCGAGCAGGGCGCTCGGCGGGGCCGGCTGGGCCCGGGCGGGAACGCCCACGGCCACGGCGCCGGGCGGGACGTCCTTGACCACGACGGCGTTCGCGCCGACCCGGGCGTCGGACCCGACCCGGATGGGTCCGAGGACCTTGGCGCCGGCGCCGATGAGCACGCGGTCGCCGATCGTCGGGTGGCGCTTGCCCCGGCTCATCGAGACCCCGCCGAGGGTGGTGCCGTGGAAGAGGACGACGTCCTCGCCGACCTCGGCCGTCTCGCCGATGACCACGCCCATGCCGTGGTCGATGAAGAGCCGGCGGCCCAGGACCGCCCCGGGGTGGATCTCGATCCCGGTGACGGCCCTGAGCACCTGCGAGAGCAGGCGTGCCGGCAGCTTCAGCAGCGGGCTGGCGTGCCACATCCGGTGCGCCAGCCGGTGACCCCACAGTGCGTGCACGCCGGGGTAGGCCAGCGCGACCTCGACCAGGGTGCGCGCCGCCGGGTCCCGGCGGCGCGCAGCCTGGAGGTCCTCCAGCAGCAGCTGGCGGAACGGCACGTGGGAGTCGTGCAACTCAGTCCACCAGTCCCTCGAAGAGGATGGTGGAGAGGTAGCGCTCGCCGAAGGAGGGGATGATCACGACGATCGTCTTCCCCGCCATCTCCGGGCGCTGGGCGACCTGGACGGCCGCGGCCAGGGCCGCGCCGGAGGACAGGCCCACGAGCAGCCCCTCCTCGGTGGCGGCGCGCCGCGCCCACGCCACGGACGTCGCGGCGTCGACGTCGATGACCTCGTCGTAGACCTCGGTGTCGAGGATCTCGGGGACGAAGTTCGCGCCGATGCCCTGGATCTTGTGCGGGCCGGGCTTGCCGCCGTTGAGGATGGGCGACTCGGCCGGCTCGACGGCCACGATCCGCACCTCGGGCTTGCGCTCCTTGAGCACCTGCCCGACACCCGTGATCGTCCCGCCGGTGCCGATGCCGGCGACGACGGCGTCGACCTCGCCGTCGGTGTCGGCCCAGATCTCCTCGGCGGTGGTGCGCCGGTGGATGGCCGGGTTGGCCTCGTTGGCGAACTGCCGGGCCAGGACGGCGCCCGCGCGTTCGGCGGCGATCGCCTCGGCCTTCTCCACGGCGCCCCGCATGCCCGTCGAGGGGTCGGTGAGCACGAGCTCGGCGCCGAAGGCGCGCAGAAGGGCCCGGCGCTCCTTGCTCATCGACTCGGGCATCGTCAGCACGACCTTGTAGCCGCGCGCCGCACCCACCATCGCCAGCGCGATGCCGGTGTTGCCCGACGTCGCCTCGACGATCGTGCCGCCCGGGCGCAGCTCGCCCGACGCCTCGGCGGCGTCGACGATCGCGACGCCGATGCGGTCCTTGACCGAGTTGGCCGGGTTGTAGAACTCGAGCTTGGCCAGCACGGTGGCGCCCGCGCCGTCGGTGATCTTGTTCAGGCGCACCAGGGGGGTGCGGCCGATGAGCTGGGTGACGTCGTCGTAGATCGTTGCCATGGTCCTCTTCCTCGGGGGTGGGTGGCCGGGGTGGCCGGAGCGCGTTGCGTCGGTGCCGCCGGGCGGCGGCCGGGTGAGGAGCGCCTGGCATGCGGACAGAGGCCGCACGCTTGAGCCGGGCGCTCTACCGACAACGGCAGGACCGGACCGTCGAGGGCCGGGCGACGAGCGTCGTGCTCATGGCGGCGTCCTTCCGACGGAGCGGCGGCGCCCACGGGCGCCGGTGCCGGGACCGGCACCTTGAAGTGTCAACACACTAGTGCCTCGGCCGCTCCCGCCGCACCCCGCCCCATGTGGCGGTCCGTCGGACCGGGCCGGCGGGCTCGCCGGCGTCAGCGCGGCCGCTCGACTGCCGTCGTGCCCACCAGGACCGGACGTGCCGTGCCGGCGGTGAGGGCGGCCAGGCGGGTGGTGAGGGTGACGCTGTCGGCCACCGCCAGGGTGAGTCGGACGCCGTCGGGCTCGTAGGCCACGTGCTCGACCCCGACGTCGTGGTCGTGCAGGTCGGCCTCGACCCGGCCCGCCTCGGCGTGGGGGAGGACCACCTGCCACAGCTCGCGGCTGACCACGACGACGACGGGCGCGGCGGCCAGCGCCGCCCGGACCGCGTCGCCGTAGGCCCGCACCAGCCCGCCGGTCCCCAGCTTGACCCCGCCGAAGTACCGCACGACGACGGCGACGACGTCGCGCACCCCCGAGGCGCGCAGTGCCTCGAGCATCGGCATCCCGGCGGTGCCGGGCGGCTCGCCGTCGTCGTTGGAACGCTCGACCGGGTTGGTGCCCGGGACGTCCAGGACGAACGCCGAGCAGTGGTGCCGCGCGCCGGGGTGGCGGGCGCGGAGCTCGGACACCAGCCCCCGCGCCGACTCCTCGTCGTCGACGCGGCGCAGCACGGCGACGAAGCGTGAGCGCCGGACCTCGGTCTCGACGACCACGTCCGCGCCGCGAACCAGCCGCAGGTCGGTCACGGACGGCAGTATCCCGCGCCGGGAATGTGCGGGGCCCGCCCGGCGTTGGAGCGATCAGTGAGAACAATTCTCAGGAGGTCGAGATGAAGCAGACGATCCACCCCGGCTACCGCGCCGTCGTCTTCCAGGACGCCTCGGCGGACTTCCGGTTCCTCACCCGGTCGACCCTGACCTCGAGCCGGACGATCGAGTGGGAGGACGGGCAGACCTACCCCGTCGTCGACGTCGACATCTCCTCGGCGTCCCACCCGTTCTACACGGGGCGCTCCCGGGTGATGGACACGGCCGGCCGGGTGGAGCAGTTCCGCCGCCGGTACGGTGACCGGGTCCGCTGACCTCGCGCGCCGGCGGCTCATGCGCGGTGCGCGGCCGATCTCACACCTGGGGTAGGATGCCCAGGTTGGCCTGACGGGCCCCTCTCGTGGGAGGGTGTACGTCGGCAAGATCCCCTCTACGACGGAAGGAGCGGCAAGGGCATGGCAGTTCCCAAGCGCAAGATGTCCCGCAGCAACACCCGCTCTCGCCGGTCCCAGTGGAAGGCCGAGCTCACCGAGCTCGTCACCGTCCGCGTCCAGGGCCGCGAGCTCAAGGTGCCGCGGCGGCTGGCCAAGGCTTACCAGAAGGGCATGATCGTCGCGGAGTGATCCGACGGCTCGGCCCAGCACGCAGGTCCCCACACCCTCGGGTGCGGGGACCTTCGTCGTTCTTGCACCGGCGTGACCGCGCTGGAGCCGCGTGAGCCCGCCCGGTGGCGCCGCACGAGCCCGCCCTGTGGCGCCGCACGAGCCGGCCCGGTGGCGCCGCACGAGCCAGGTTCAGGGGAGCAGCTTGAGCCCGACGACGCAGCCGACGATGCCGCCCAGGAGCAGGATCTTCGCGAGCGAGGCCGTCTCCTCGCCGGTGACCATCGCGTACGTCACGGTGAGCACGGCGCCGATGCCGACCCAGACGGCGTAGGCGGTCCCGACCGGGATCGAGCGCATCGCGTACGCGAGCCCGGCCATGCTCAGGCCGAGAGCGAGGAAGAACGTCACGGTCGGGGCGAGGCGGGTCATCCCCTCGGAGCGGCCGAGGGCGGTGGCCCAGACGGCCTCGAGGACGCCGGACAGGACGAGCACGAGCCAGGACATGACGGTTCTCCCTCATGGCCGTCTTGTCGCTCGCCGGGTACGGCTCCCTCGTCCGGTGCCCCGATGGGGTCGGCGTCCGGCGCCACCCCGGAGGGGGAACCGCCTGACGTGGAGCGGGTGACCGGGATCGAACCGGCACCATCTGCTTGGAAGGCAGAGGCTCTACCATTGAGCTACACCCGCGGGCCTGAGCCGCACGAGGAGTCTACCCGGACCCCGCCGGCCGCTCGAACCGCGCCGCGCGGCGGCCCCGTCAGGTTGGTCACAGCGTCGTCGTCGGCGGCCGAGCCCCTAGACTGCACCTTCGCACCCGCGAGGTGCGACGGGATGTGGCGCAGCTTGGTAGCGCGTCCGCTTTGGGAGCGGAAGGTCGTCGGTTCGAATCCGTCCATCCCGACGGTGCGCCGGTCACGCGGCGCGGGGCAACCGGCGTGGGTGTCACCGGCCGGCCGCGGGTCCGGCATCATGACCGGGTGCTTGTCGAGCCCCTGCCCCCGACACCTCGCGGGCGTTCCTCGCCATGGCCGAGCTCCGGCCCGGGCTCACCGAGGGCGAGTTCGTCGCCCGGGCGGACGCCCAGCGCGCCGCCGGCTACCGGCTGGTCGCCGCGGTCGACGACGACCGCGGACCCGCGCTCGCGGTCGCCGGGTTCCGGCTCGCGGAAAACCTGGCGTGGGGCCGGCACCTCTACGTCGACGACCTCTCCACCCGCGCTGTCGCCCGCGGGCAGGGGAGGGGGCGGTCGCTGCTCGACTGGCTCGTGGCAGAGGCGCGGCGGCTCGGTGCCGGGCAGATCCACCTCGACTCCGGCGTCGGCCCCGAGCGCCTCGCGGCGCACCGCCTGTACCTCAACGCAGGGTTCCGCATCAGCTCCCACCACTTCGCCCGCGAGGTCCCGGCTCGCCGGTGAGGGGCTCAGAGCCGGAGCCGCCGGGTGGACCCGCGCACGACGAGCTCGGTGGGCAGCTGGACGTGGGCGTCGCGCTCCTTGCCGTCGAGCAGGTCGATGAGCAGGCCCAGCGCGGCCCGCCCCATCGCCTGCATCGGCTGGTTGACCGTCGTCAACGGGGGCTGCGCCAGGGCCGACTCGGGCACGTTGTCGAAGCCGACCACCGAGACGTCGCCGGGCACGGAGAGCCCGAGCTCACCCGCGACCTCCATCGTCCGGATGGCCGAGAGGTCGTTCGCCGCGAAGATCGCCGACGGGCGCCGCGACAGGGTGAGCAGCTCACGGGCCGGCTGCTCGGCGTCGTCCGACCGGTACCCGCCCACCCGGATGAGCTCGGGGTCGACGTCGAGCCCCGCGCGCTCCAGAGCCGTGCGGTACCCCGCCTCCCGCAGCCGCGAGGACTCCAGGTCCGCCCGGCCGGCGAGGTGCCCGATGCGCGTGTGTCCCAGGGCGATGAGGTGCTCGGTGGCGCTCAGGGCGCCGGAGAAGTTGTCCGCGTCCACCGTGGGGAAGCCGGAGGGCCCGGTGTGCGGGTCGATCGCCACGACCGGGATGCCGTACTCGGCGTCGACGACGGTGGGCGTGACGAGGATGGCGCCGTCGATGAGGGTGCCGCTGAGCCGGGAGAGGTAGCGCCGCTCCCACCCGGCGTGACCGCCGGCCCGGCCACCGCCGGAGTAGGCGAGGAGCTCGTACCCGGTGCCCTGGACGGCGCTCGAGACGCCCTTGAGCAGCTCGGTCGAGTAGGGCTCGAACTCGGCCACGAGGATGCCGATGACGTTGGTGCGCAGGCTGCGCAGGCTCCGGGCGACCAGGCTCGACTCGTACCCCAGGTCGTCGATGACCCGCTGGACGCGCTGGGAGGTGGCCGCGGCGACGCCGTAGCGGCCGTTGATGACCTTCGAGACGGTCGCGACGGAGACCCCGGCTGTCCGGGCGACGTCGCCGATGGTGGTCCTGGGCCGCTGCACCCCTCCAGCGTACCGGTGTCGAAATCGTTATCGATACCGATTGACATTAGTTCGTCCATGCGGCAAAACTGGGTCCCGACCGTTAGTCAACGAAGACCGAGGGGATCGACCCATGAGGATCGTCCGAGCAGCCGGGACAGCCGTCGCGCTGACCCTGAGCGTTGCCATGCTGGCCGCCTGCGGCGGCACCGATGCCGAGAACGGCGCCGGCGGAGGTGAGGCCGGCGCGGACGGCGACGTCACGCTGACCTGGTGGCACAACTCCAACAGCGAGCCCGGGAAGGGCTACTA is a window from the Georgenia muralis genome containing:
- a CDS encoding MGMT family protein, producing the protein MQPERTELTELVLDVVDQVPTGRATTYGHVAEAVRARTGHGHARHVGQVMATWGAEVPWWRVVRADGTLPRQLRSGALEHYHEEGTPLSPHVPVRVNLDRALWDPADAWVPPAGVGEHRA
- a CDS encoding Fpg/Nei family DNA glycosylase; its protein translation is MPEGHTVHRLAHAFAELFGGHRLAVSSPQGRFADGAALLDGRALVGTEAHGKQLFLAFAGRGRLTAPGQHPPLAGPGERLPAAVPLAAAAVDQDAVEGEPRWLRVHLGLYGSWTFDGDGSFRAPHAIGAPRRRVAEEEVAVRPPGVPAASDGVWSPPAPRGAVRVRLLGEHGVADLTGPTACEVVTAQEKAAVQARLGPDPLRADGDPEAFVRAVRATRRPVGELLMDQAVLAGVGNIYRAEALYRARLHPLRAGRDVPAPRLRAMWADLRELMADGVATGRIVTTRPEHRNHLGEAGDVAVVPDDDDRWYVYHRSGRPCLVCGAKVAEAEMAGRRVFWCPRCQRAPRA
- the epsC gene encoding serine O-acetyltransferase EpsC; protein product: MHDSHVPFRQLLLEDLQAARRRDPAARTLVEVALAYPGVHALWGHRLAHRMWHASPLLKLPARLLSQVLRAVTGIEIHPGAVLGRRLFIDHGMGVVIGETAEVGEDVVLFHGTTLGGVSMSRGKRHPTIGDRVLIGAGAKVLGPIRVGSDARVGANAVVVKDVPPGAVAVGVPARAQPAPPSALLDPWSEPAIYI
- the cysK gene encoding cysteine synthase A encodes the protein MATIYDDVTQLIGRTPLVRLNKITDGAGATVLAKLEFYNPANSVKDRIGVAIVDAAEASGELRPGGTIVEATSGNTGIALAMVGAARGYKVVLTMPESMSKERRALLRAFGAELVLTDPSTGMRGAVEKAEAIAAERAGAVLARQFANEANPAIHRRTTAEEIWADTDGEVDAVVAGIGTGGTITGVGQVLKERKPEVRIVAVEPAESPILNGGKPGPHKIQGIGANFVPEILDTEVYDEVIDVDAATSVAWARRAATEEGLLVGLSSGAALAAAVQVAQRPEMAGKTIVVIIPSFGERYLSTILFEGLVD
- a CDS encoding IMPACT family protein, with the protein product MTDLRLVRGADVVVETEVRRSRFVAVLRRVDDEESARGLVSELRARHPGARHHCSAFVLDVPGTNPVERSNDDGEPPGTAGMPMLEALRASGVRDVVAVVVRYFGGVKLGTGGLVRAYGDAVRAALAAAPVVVVVSRELWQVVLPHAEAGRVEADLHDHDVGVEHVAYEPDGVRLTLAVADSVTLTTRLAALTAGTARPVLVGTTAVERPR
- a CDS encoding type B 50S ribosomal protein L31 yields the protein MKQTIHPGYRAVVFQDASADFRFLTRSTLTSSRTIEWEDGQTYPVVDVDISSASHPFYTGRSRVMDTAGRVEQFRRRYGDRVR
- the rpmF gene encoding 50S ribosomal protein L32, with the translated sequence MAVPKRKMSRSNTRSRRSQWKAELTELVTVRVQGRELKVPRRLAKAYQKGMIVAE
- a CDS encoding DMT family transporter, producing MSWLVLVLSGVLEAVWATALGRSEGMTRLAPTVTFFLALGLSMAGLAYAMRSIPVGTAYAVWVGIGAVLTVTYAMVTGEETASLAKILLLGGIVGCVVGLKLLP
- a CDS encoding GNAT family N-acetyltransferase, giving the protein MAELRPGLTEGEFVARADAQRAAGYRLVAAVDDDRGPALAVAGFRLAENLAWGRHLYVDDLSTRAVARGQGRGRSLLDWLVAEARRLGAGQIHLDSGVGPERLAAHRLYLNAGFRISSHHFAREVPARR
- a CDS encoding LacI family DNA-binding transcriptional regulator, translated to MQRPRTTIGDVARTAGVSVATVSKVINGRYGVAAATSQRVQRVIDDLGYESSLVARSLRSLRTNVIGILVAEFEPYSTELLKGVSSAVQGTGYELLAYSGGGRAGGHAGWERRYLSRLSGTLIDGAILVTPTVVDAEYGIPVVAIDPHTGPSGFPTVDADNFSGALSATEHLIALGHTRIGHLAGRADLESSRLREAGYRTALERAGLDVDPELIRVGGYRSDDAEQPARELLTLSRRPSAIFAANDLSAIRTMEVAGELGLSVPGDVSVVGFDNVPESALAQPPLTTVNQPMQAMGRAALGLLIDLLDGKERDAHVQLPTELVVRGSTRRLRL